A single window of Caldimicrobium thiodismutans DNA harbors:
- a CDS encoding DUF4325 domain-containing protein, whose amino-acid sequence MILKIKELSEELGLTGRALGRAIAKNIKPGDTLDFEGFLAISNSFVDELVKVLLEKLGKEGLLNLKFINMDPLLEALLKKSIKLRTLELSRRQKIIEDINAKFSQIQRKSIFPFST is encoded by the coding sequence ATGATTTTAAAAATTAAAGAACTATCTGAAGAACTTGGTTTGACAGGAAGAGCTCTTGGGAGAGCAATTGCAAAGAATATAAAACCAGGAGATACTTTAGATTTTGAAGGTTTTTTAGCAATCAGCAATTCCTTTGTAGATGAACTTGTTAAAGTTTTATTAGAAAAATTGGGTAAAGAAGGGCTTTTAAATTTAAAATTTATTAATATGGATCCATTGCTTGAAGCTTTACTTAAAAAGAGTATTAAATTAAGAACACTTGAATTATCACGGAGGCAAAAAATAATAGAGGATATAAATGCAAAATTTTCTCAAATTCAAAGGAAATCAATCTTTCCATTTTCTACATGA
- a CDS encoding ACT domain-containing protein, whose product MKIKQISVFLENKKGRLYEALSALAKGGVNIRALSIADTSDFGILRMIVDKPDLAKKALEEAGFTTKITHVIAVGVKDEPGGLAEVLKILYENDINVEYVYAFVEKSGEEALVVLRTNNLEKTIDLLQEKGVKLFDSKAVENL is encoded by the coding sequence ATGAAAATTAAACAGATATCAGTTTTTCTGGAAAACAAAAAGGGAAGGCTCTATGAGGCCTTAAGTGCCTTAGCTAAGGGCGGAGTTAATATCAGGGCTCTTTCCATTGCAGATACTTCAGATTTCGGTATTTTAAGGATGATAGTGGATAAACCAGATTTAGCAAAAAAAGCTCTTGAAGAGGCAGGTTTTACCACCAAGATTACCCATGTGATTGCTGTGGGAGTAAAAGATGAGCCCGGAGGTCTTGCAGAGGTTCTGAAGATCCTTTATGAGAATGATATTAATGTGGAATATGTCTATGCATTTGTAGAAAAAAGCGGGGAAGAGGCCCTTGTGGTTTTAAGAACAAATAATCTTGAAAAAACCATTGATCTTCTTCAGGAAAAAGGGGTAAAACTTTTTGACAGCAAAGCTGTTGAAAATCTTTAA
- a CDS encoding phenylacetate--CoA ligase family protein, which produces MYWNKDLETMPREKLRSLQLERLKRIVKYAYEKVPFYRKRFDTSGIKPEDIRSLEDIKYIPFTSKADLREVYPFGMFAVPLSEIVEIHSSSGTTGKPVVMGYTKNDIEVWKEVMARSITTMGVTREDIIQIAYGYGLFTGGLGFHYGALAIGATIVPASAGNTRRQIELMRDFGSTVICCTPSYALYLAEYAKDEMGIDPSSLKLKAGSFGAEMWTEEMRREIEKRFGIKAYNVYGLTEIIGPGVAHECSEQKGLHIWEDHFYPEIIDPETGEPLPEGERGELVLTTLTKEGVPMIRFRTRDITAFISGECPCGRTAIRIERIRGRSDDMIKVRGVMLFPYQIEKAILEVQGVEPHYQIILTRPQHLDEIEVQVEMSKEAFSDEVRELEVLKKKLEKRIEETVGIRVKVTLVEPKSIPRSEGKAKRVIDKRGL; this is translated from the coding sequence ATGTACTGGAATAAAGATCTTGAGACTATGCCACGGGAAAAATTAAGAAGTCTTCAACTTGAGCGACTGAAAAGGATTGTTAAATATGCCTATGAAAAGGTGCCCTTTTATCGGAAAAGATTTGATACCTCTGGAATTAAACCAGAGGACATAAGAAGCCTTGAGGATATTAAATATATTCCCTTTACAAGTAAGGCTGATCTCAGGGAAGTCTATCCCTTTGGAATGTTTGCAGTGCCCCTTTCAGAAATTGTTGAGATTCACTCTTCAAGTGGAACAACGGGGAAGCCTGTAGTTATGGGATACACGAAAAATGATATTGAGGTATGGAAAGAGGTTATGGCAAGGTCTATTACCACGATGGGGGTTACAAGAGAAGATATTATCCAGATTGCTTATGGATATGGCCTTTTTACAGGGGGTCTGGGCTTTCATTATGGGGCTTTAGCCATTGGTGCCACCATAGTGCCAGCCTCTGCTGGAAACACAAGAAGACAGATTGAACTTATGAGGGATTTTGGAAGCACTGTTATTTGTTGCACTCCCTCTTATGCCCTTTATCTGGCTGAGTATGCTAAAGATGAAATGGGCATTGATCCCTCAAGCCTAAAATTGAAAGCTGGAAGTTTTGGAGCTGAAATGTGGACAGAAGAGATGCGAAGGGAGATTGAAAAAAGATTTGGCATAAAGGCCTATAATGTTTACGGGCTCACAGAAATCATTGGTCCAGGTGTTGCACACGAGTGTTCAGAGCAAAAGGGACTTCACATCTGGGAAGATCATTTTTATCCTGAAATTATAGACCCTGAAACAGGAGAGCCCTTGCCAGAAGGAGAAAGGGGAGAGCTTGTCTTAACTACCCTTACCAAAGAGGGTGTTCCCATGATCAGATTCAGAACACGGGACATAACAGCCTTTATTTCAGGAGAGTGCCCCTGTGGAAGAACAGCTATCAGGATTGAAAGGATCCGAGGCAGAAGCGATGATATGATTAAAGTGAGAGGGGTTATGCTTTTTCCTTATCAGATTGAAAAGGCAATTTTAGAGGTCCAGGGGGTTGAGCCCCATTATCAGATTATTCTAACAAGGCCTCAACATCTGGATGAGATTGAGGTGCAGGTTGAGATGTCAAAGGAAGCTTTCTCTGATGAAGTGAGAGAACTTGAGGTCTTAAAAAAGAAGCTTGAAAAAAGAATTGAAGAGACAGTGGGTATAAGGGTTAAGGTGACCCTTGTTGAACCTAAGAGTATTCCAAGAAGTGAAGGCAAGGCTAAACGCGTGATAGATAAGAGGGGGCTTTAG
- a CDS encoding ACT domain-containing protein translates to MEAIPVLSIFAENKPGKLEKITEVLAREGINILGFSIVSVKDFGIIKFLVDKPELAFQKFKERGFTVAKVPCLGLELEDRPGGLYEMVKLISSKGINIESALVYVAETRKRAYFVFEADNLDSAWETLKEEKVNFLKPSDFINE, encoded by the coding sequence GTGGAGGCAATCCCAGTTTTAAGCATCTTTGCAGAGAATAAACCCGGAAAACTTGAAAAAATTACCGAAGTCCTTGCAAGAGAGGGCATTAATATTCTTGGATTTTCCATTGTGAGTGTTAAGGATTTTGGTATTATTAAGTTTTTGGTGGATAAGCCTGAGCTTGCCTTTCAGAAATTTAAAGAAAGGGGGTTTACAGTTGCCAAGGTGCCATGTCTTGGGCTTGAGCTTGAGGATAGACCAGGTGGTTTATACGAGATGGTTAAACTCATAAGTTCTAAAGGAATTAATATTGAGAGTGCCCTTGTCTATGTTGCTGAAACCAGAAAAAGGGCCTATTTTGTCTTTGAGGCAGATAATCTTGATTCTGCCTGGGAAACCCTAAAAGAGGAAAAGGTAAATTTTCTAAAACCTTCTGATTTTATAAATGAATAA